The candidate division TA06 bacterium genomic interval ATACCGGTGGCCCTGTCCGGCCAGGACATCATGGGCTGCGCCCAGACCGGCACCGGCAAGACCGCGGCCTTTGCCCTGCCGATTCTGCAGCGGCTGGACCGTCCGGAGATCACCAAGGAACAGTACCGTTCCATCCGGGCCCTGATCGTCACTCCCACCCGGGAACTGGCGGCCCAGGTGGGCCAAAGCTTCGCCGCTTACGGACGGAACATCAACCTGCGCTCGGCCGTGGTCTACGGCGGCATCTATCAGGGCACCCAAGCCAAGGCCATGCGGGGCGGGGTGGATATTTTAGTGGCCACTCCGGGAAGGCTGCTGGACCTGATGAACCAGAAAGTGGTGCTGCTCCACAAGGTGGAAGTGCTGGTGCTGGACGAGGCCGACCGGATGCTGGACATGGGTTTCATCAACGACATCAAAAGGATCGTGGCCAAGGTGCCCAGCCGGCGCCAGACCCTGTTCTTCTCGGCCACCATGCCGCCCGAGATCCGCCAGCTGGCCGGAGGCATTTTGGACCGGCCGGTTTCCATCTCCATAATTCCTGAATTCGCGGCCGCCGATACGGTGGGACAGTCTGTCTATTTCGTGGAGAAGGACGACAAGCCCGAGTTGCTGCGCCATCTGCTGGCCCAAAGCGGCATGGAGCGGACCCTGGTCTTTACCCGCACCAAGGTGCGGGCCGACCGGCTGTCCCGCCGCCTGACGACCTGGGGCATCCCGGCCCAGGCCATCCACGGCGACAAATCCCAGAACACGAGGGAACGGGTGCTGCAGGGATTCAAGACCGGCTCCATCAAGGTGCTGGTGGCCTCGGACGTGGTCTCCCGGGGAATTGATATCGACAACATCTCCCATGTGGTAAATTTCGACATCCCGCACGAAGCCGAAGCCTACGTCCACCGTGTCGGCCGCACCGGACGGGCCGGAGCCCAGGGAACGGCCGTCTCGTTCTGCGACAGCGAGGAGCGGCAGGACCTGGCCCAGGTGGAACGGCTGCTGGGACGCCCTATCCCGGTTGTCCAGGAACATCCCTACCATTCCACCGCGCGGGCCAGTGCCCGCACCGCCCCGGCCCGCCACGGCCGGGGATCCGGATCGAAGCCTTTCCGCCGCCGTTAGTTCCCGGAGAATAAACGTTGGCAGTAACTATTCAGGCCTCGATTGTAAAGGATGTGTTTATTAACCCAGTGGATAAAGTTAACCAACGGGGTCAACCGTATTGCCACGACCTTTCGCTTATGCTACATATTTGCCTTCCCTTGGGGGCCGTCCGCTTATGTTTTATATTATGGCTTCCGCGTGCCTGCACGCTGTAGTAGCTATTAATAGTGGCTGTTTCGGCACGCAAGCGTGTGCCAAAGCTTTAGCGGAGGCATTAGTTTCAGCGAAGGCCTCAGGTCGTGGCAGGCAATCTAATGAAACCCGATGGGCTTCCTCCTACGCTAAAGCTTCCGCTAGCACTATCATGCCAGTCTTCTTTAAGTGCAGTAGCTTTCGCTTACGCTGCATGCTTGTCTACCCTTGAAGGCCGTAGCTTCAGCGAAGGCCTTAGCGAAGGCACTCGGCGGATAAATTAGCCCCAGAGAGGAAATGAAAGAAATTACTCGGCATATGGATTCGTCATCCGGGGTTGAAACCCCAAGAGATTTTTCTTATCCTTTTAGCGGGGGAACCTCGCCTTTTGGCGGGGCTACAGCGTGCAGGCACGAGGAAGCCCAATATGTAGCGTAGGCGAAAGCGGCCCAATGAAGCGCGGATAAGAATATTTGTCCTGCATATTCCGGCAACGCTTGTGTAAAGGCCGCCCAATGCTCTGCAGGGGGCAATAAATCTCTTGCAAAGCCCGGTATATGTGTTGCAGAGGCCGCCAAATGTTTTGCAAAGGCCGGTAAATGTGTTGCAAAGACCGCCGCAGGTTTTACAGAGGCCGCTAAATGTTTTGCAAAGACCGCCGCAGGTTTTACAGAGGCCGCCAAATCTCTTGCAAAGCCCGGTATATGTGTTGCAGAGGCCGCTAAATGTTTTGCAAAGGCCGCCGCAGGTCTTGCAGAGGCCGCCAAATGTGTTGCAGAGGGCAATCACTTTTAGGTCATTAATAAGGTATTTTTCAAGGAGAGAACATGTACTTCGTTTCGGTTTATAAGAGTTTTTCGGCCGCCCATCATTTAAGGGATTACGTCGGGAAATGCGAAAATGTCCATGGCCACAATTATCAGGTGGAAGTGGAGCTTAAGTCCAAGATGCTCAACAAGACCGGGATGGTGGCGGATTTCAACGATATCCGGGAGGCCTTGATCAAACTGCTGGCCCGTTTTGACCATCAGGACCTGAACGAGATCAGGCCTTTCGACAAGATCAACCCCACCGCCGAGAACATCGCCCGGGTGGTGTTTGAGGAGATGGCCTTGAAGTTCAATTCCCCCAAGGTCAAGATCAACCAGGTTTCGGTGTGGGAGACCGGGCATGCCAAGGCCGCCTATGGCCCGTTCTAAAAAAGCGGTAGTGCTGCTTTCCGGCGGACTGGATTCGGCCACCGTGCTTTATTGCGCATTGGACCAGGGCTGGCAGCCGCAGGCTTTGACATTTGACTACGGCCAAAGGCATAACCGGGAGATCGTTTCGGCCAAAACACTGTGTAAAAAGGCCAGAGTGCCATTTCAGGTCATCTCCCTAAAAATGCCTTGGCGGGGCAGCAGCCTGCTGGACAGGGAGGCGAAGATCCCCGGTGCCGGGGATGTAAGCAGAATCGGCACAAAGATCCCTTCCACTTACGTGCCTGGCCGGAACACCCTGTTCCTCAGCTACGGCCTGTCCTGCGCCGAGGCTATAGGAGCCGAAGCGGTAATGATCGGGGCCAATGCCTTGGACTACTCGGGCTATCCCGACTGTCGGCCGGATTTCATTGCGGCCATGTCAAAGGTTTTTAAGCTGGGCACCAAGACCGGGCGCCAGGGAAAACCCATCAAGATCATCGCCCCTTTGTTGAAACTATCCAAATCACAAATAATCAAATTGGGAATCAAATTAGGCGTGCCGTACCATTTGACCTGGTCCTGCTACCGCGGAGGTAAGAAACCATGCGGCGCCTGCGATTCCTGCATTTTGCGGGCTAAGGGATTCAGGGAAGCAGGAGTGGATGATCCGGCGATATAAATTGGATTAAACCACAAAACGCCAAAACACAGAGATACTTATTACTCGGAGCATATATTAGTGGACATTCCCGATTCTATCAATCCAATATTATTTGCGTATTTCGGGTATTTTGGTGGAAAAAAGTCTACTATTGGTTCGGCTTACTTCGGCAAGCTCAGTACAAGTCACTCACCACAAGTATCCGCTCTGAGTAGTATGTTCAAAAGTTTCCTAAATATTTTATACTTTTTTACTTTTTTATTTCCGTTAGTATCATTTGCCCAGGATTCCACCCTGAACAATATACAGCGGAAGCTGGACGAACAGAAGAACGCCCGGGTAAATCTGGTCTACAGTTTCAATACCGTCAGTTACGTTCATAAGTTGGACAAGCATGGCGGCATCGAAAAGACCGATACCATCAAGACCTGGCAGAAATTCAAAGGCGATTCCCTGCAGGAATATGCCCTTCTATATTCGTCCGATAAAAAAGAAGAGCGGAACGGGGGAAAGAAGGGGCACCGCGCAAGCGCCCAACTGCCGAGACTTGACGATCCGGCCTACGATTTTCTGGTGGACCAGACAGTTGGTAAGATTACCTTCAATCCCAAAAAGCCCAAGAAAGGCAACCTGGCCGGCGAACTGCTGTACGATCCCCAGAGTCTGACCCTTATACAGATAAACGCCGCCATGTCCAAGCACAAATGGCCGGTAAACGAATTTTCCCTGAAGACTGAATTCGTCCTGGTTGAGGAGTTCCTGTTTCCCTCGAAACTATGGATGCAGGCCGGTTGGAATGCGCTGATCAGCCGGGGAAGGATCCGGGTGGAGAGCAGCAATACAGATTATAATATCTATAAATGACCGTGAAAGCCAGGATTTGCGAAATATTTCATTCCCTGCAGGGCGAGGGCATGTACCTGGGCGAGCCCACCACTTTCGTCCGCTTTGCCGGATGCAATTTGGATTGTGTTTACTGCGACACCCCCCAGGCCAAGGAGGGGAACAAAGCAATCGAAATGGGTCTTTCGGACGTGCTGGACAAGATTAATGCCATTTGCCAGCCGGATGATTTTGTCTCCTTTACTGGTGGCGAGCCTTTATTGCAGGTTGAATTCATTGCGGCCCTTATCCCGAAGCTGAAAAAGCATAATTCCCGGTTGTACCTGGAGACCAACGGAACCCTGGCCAAGGAACTGGCAACGATCGTCTCGGACTTGGATGTGATCGCGATGGACATCAAGCCGCCTTCGGCCTGCGGGAAAGACATCTGGAACGAACAGCGGCTGTTTCTGGAAGCCGCCAGGGACAAGGTTTTCGTCAAGATGGTGATCTGCGATAAAACCACGGCAGCAGAGGTTGAGCAGACCGCCCGGATTATTGCCGCAGTTGACAAGAAAATAGTTTTGATCCTCCAGCCTGCCGAAGGGCCGAATGCCCCCGAAATGCAAACGGTGCGGAGATATCAGGCCCTGGCCGGCGAGCATTTGGACCATGTCAGCATCATCCGGCAGATGCACAAGATCTGGAACATTCCCTGAAACCTTATGAATATTGGCCACAGAAAGCACAAAAATCGTAATAACGTTACTACGTAATAACGTTAAACGTGTTTGCTTTTTGTGCCGAAGTTTACCCTGATAAATAGAAGGGTGCTTTTTATGGTTAAATCGTTACCAATCAATTGTCCCTTATTTTATGTTTGACAAAGAATTCAAGACTGCAGTCTCGGCCGCAAAAAAAGCCGGGCGCCTGCTCAAAACCATTTCCCAGAGCGACCTGAAGGTGGAATACAAGGGCGAGATCAACCTGGTGACCCAGGCCGACCGCGCCGCCGAAGCTCTGGTAGTGAAACTGCTTCGCCAGAATTTCCCCGGCGACGACATATTGACCGAAGAAAGCGATAAGGAACGGACACAGTCTGACCGGCGCTGGATAATAGACCCCTTGGACGGCACCACCAACTACGCCCACCGCTTTCCCTTCTGGTGCGTCTCCATAGCCTTTGAATATAAGGGCCGGGTGGTGCTGGGCGTAATATACAATCCCAATTTGAACGAACTGTTTACCGCCCAAAAAGGAAAGGGCGCCTGGTTGAACGGACAGAGGATAAAAGTGTCCTCGCAGACTTCCCTGAAGAAAAGCCTGCTGGCCACCGGCTTCCCCTATGATGTCCATTACTCCAAAAAAGACAATCTGGACAACTTCAGAAAGTTCATCAAGCGGGCCCAGGCGGTGCGTCGGCCCGGCTCGGCGGCTCTGGACCTGGCCTATGTGGCCTGCGGCCGTTTCGACGGATTCTGGGAAATGAAGCTGAAGACCTGGGACATAGCGGCAGCATCGCTGATGGTGGCAGAGGCAGAAGGAAAGTTGAGCGGTTTCAAAGGAGAGAAGTTCAGTATCTATGTGCCGGAGTGCCTGGCCAGTAATGGCCGGATCCACGTTCAGATGACGGATGTTCTAAAATAGGGTTTTGTCATACAAAATGGATAAAGGGCTGGAAGCGATGCTTCCAGCCCTTTATATTTTCTTCTTGACTGCAATGTTTTTTAAGGGTATAGTTAAAGCTTATAATCCCTTAATGGGTCAAATTTTGCCTAAAGGAAACCATGCCAGAAATAATCCTTGACTACGGTTTAAGTAAAACCACTCTTTCCCTTCCGGATGCAAATCTTGCCGGAATTCTGGAACCGGCCCCGGCCCCCGGACTGGCCGATATCCCTTTGGCCGTAACCCAGGCTCTGGAGCATCCCCTTAAAAGCCTCCCCTTGAAAGAACTTCTGCTGGCCCGCCGCCTCAAAAGCGTTTTGCTGATACTATCGGACCACACCCGGATCATCCCCCATTATCACCAGATACTGGAAGCCTTGTGCGCCCAGCTGGCCCAGTCCGGTATCGACTGCAACCAGGTCCATGCTTTGATCGCCACCGGCAGCCACCGGGCCCCCACCTGCGAAGAGAGGAAGGAGATTTACGGCCAAAGAGTGTTCGACCAGCTGAACCTGTTCGCCCACGACTGCGACAAGGGCTGCATCTCGGTGGGCAAGGTCAACGGCCGGGGGATCGAGCTGAACGAGATGCTGTTGACCTCGGGCTTCACCATCGCCACCGGCAAGATCACCCCCCACTACCTGGCCGGGTTCTCCGGCGGCCGCAAGGCGGTGATGCCGGGCTGTGCCTCCCGCGCCACCATAGCCCAAAATCATGCATTGATAGCTTTAGGGCAGAACGCCCGGGGGAAATTGGAGGGCAACCCCGTTCACCACGA includes:
- a CDS encoding DEAD/DEAH box helicase; protein product: MRFDQLGLKPNLLEALITEGYTEPTPIQQQAIPVALSGQDIMGCAQTGTGKTAAFALPILQRLDRPEITKEQYRSIRALIVTPTRELAAQVGQSFAAYGRNINLRSAVVYGGIYQGTQAKAMRGGVDILVATPGRLLDLMNQKVVLLHKVEVLVLDEADRMLDMGFINDIKRIVAKVPSRRQTLFFSATMPPEIRQLAGGILDRPVSISIIPEFAAADTVGQSVYFVEKDDKPELLRHLLAQSGMERTLVFTRTKVRADRLSRRLTTWGIPAQAIHGDKSQNTRERVLQGFKTGSIKVLVASDVVSRGIDIDNISHVVNFDIPHEAEAYVHRVGRTGRAGAQGTAVSFCDSEERQDLAQVERLLGRPIPVVQEHPYHSTARASARTAPARHGRGSGSKPFRRR
- the queD gene encoding 6-carboxytetrahydropterin synthase QueD is translated as MYFVSVYKSFSAAHHLRDYVGKCENVHGHNYQVEVELKSKMLNKTGMVADFNDIREALIKLLARFDHQDLNEIRPFDKINPTAENIARVVFEEMALKFNSPKVKINQVSVWETGHAKAAYGPF
- the queC gene encoding 7-cyano-7-deazaguanine synthase QueC: MARSKKAVVLLSGGLDSATVLYCALDQGWQPQALTFDYGQRHNREIVSAKTLCKKARVPFQVISLKMPWRGSSLLDREAKIPGAGDVSRIGTKIPSTYVPGRNTLFLSYGLSCAEAIGAEAVMIGANALDYSGYPDCRPDFIAAMSKVFKLGTKTGRQGKPIKIIAPLLKLSKSQIIKLGIKLGVPYHLTWSCYRGGKKPCGACDSCILRAKGFREAGVDDPAI
- a CDS encoding 7-carboxy-7-deazaguanine synthase QueE — protein: MTVKARICEIFHSLQGEGMYLGEPTTFVRFAGCNLDCVYCDTPQAKEGNKAIEMGLSDVLDKINAICQPDDFVSFTGGEPLLQVEFIAALIPKLKKHNSRLYLETNGTLAKELATIVSDLDVIAMDIKPPSACGKDIWNEQRLFLEAARDKVFVKMVICDKTTAAEVEQTARIIAAVDKKIVLILQPAEGPNAPEMQTVRRYQALAGEHLDHVSIIRQMHKIWNIP
- a CDS encoding inositol monophosphatase produces the protein MFDKEFKTAVSAAKKAGRLLKTISQSDLKVEYKGEINLVTQADRAAEALVVKLLRQNFPGDDILTEESDKERTQSDRRWIIDPLDGTTNYAHRFPFWCVSIAFEYKGRVVLGVIYNPNLNELFTAQKGKGAWLNGQRIKVSSQTSLKKSLLATGFPYDVHYSKKDNLDNFRKFIKRAQAVRRPGSAALDLAYVACGRFDGFWEMKLKTWDIAAASLMVAEAEGKLSGFKGEKFSIYVPECLASNGRIHVQMTDVLK
- the larA gene encoding nickel-dependent lactate racemase yields the protein MPEIILDYGLSKTTLSLPDANLAGILEPAPAPGLADIPLAVTQALEHPLKSLPLKELLLARRLKSVLLILSDHTRIIPHYHQILEALCAQLAQSGIDCNQVHALIATGSHRAPTCEERKEIYGQRVFDQLNLFAHDCDKGCISVGKVNGRGIELNEMLLTSGFTIATGKITPHYLAGFSGGRKAVMPGCASRATIAQNHALIALGQNARGKLEGNPVHHEMEQSAALARIDFILNVVPTPDEKIAGVFAGHWQQAWLEGTKLCRQVWSAKFDGPADCVIASAGGHPLDIDLYQIQRILNNVAPAVKPGGTIVLVGHCPEGAGQIDFGRWMRDFSAAEILQTPQDQITAEAHRAYATALVMKKCRVCLVSGMDPTLVEKMQFKSLPDLNAAVEYLRERHGKDFSCYVVPKGNAIMLE